The DNA sequence CCACAAAAGCCTATTGCCTAACTTTCCCACAGCACAGGAGGCATATCTAAGCAAAGAAAAAGTAAGTGTTTATGCATATGCATGAATTTGACAGAAAGGCACTAGGTAAACAGACTTGATGTTAGCTCAATATTGCTTCATGTGACGTGGTATACATAGCCTAAGAGGGATTAAGAAAAACAGGCCTGAGTTAAGGTCTAGAGAGATTTCTGCGAAGACcaatttatttggttttatttattaagtAACACTTTtcttgaatgtattttttaaaaaatggtaacacTCAGTAGTACCAAAACATATGTATTGACATGTGAGAACTTTAACAGATGAAAATTTGACAGGTGCAATTAGTAAGACACAAAGCAGTAGGAGTGGAGCCAAAACTGTCAATTAAACATTTTGCATTTAGGCTTCTCAATTCTTTCACTCCTTAGGAAGGTTGGGAACAACATGAAAGCCATTTATACGTTAACAATGAAAGGAGGATTATTACGACTTAATGTTATTTCAGGGACAAACTGCTTCCTATAAAATTGCGCCCACAGGACACGAACATGATCTTGGCCACACCTTGGCGTTACTGGTTTGCAGCATTATTTCCCTGGCAAGAATCCTCCtatatacacaatgaaaaaatatttctgagctCCGCCGGTGATAAGACACTGTCACACTTCTTTTCACAGCAACCGAAAGGCAGGAGTTAGTTTGGCTAAAGCTCGCAGGACTTGACAATGGCTGTAGTAGTTAGAACCGTGGCACAATTAGCTGGACTTTCACTATCTTTGCTGGGATGGGTTTTATCCTGTCTTACAAACTACCTGCCACAATGGAAAAACCTCAACCtggacttaaatgaaatggaaaactggACCATGGGGCTCTGGCAAACGTGCGTCAtccaggaggaagtggggatgCAGTGCAAGGACTTTGATTCCTTCCTGGCTTTGCCTGCCGAACTCAGGGGCTCCAGGATTCTCATGTTCCTGTCAAACGGGCTGGGGCTCCTGGGCCTGCTGGTCTCGGGGTTTGGCCTGGACTGCTTGAGAATTGGAGAGAGACAGCCAGCTTGCAAGAAGCGACTGCTGATCCTGGGAGGACTTCTGTTCTGGACGGCGGGCATCACGACCGTCGTGCCGGTCTCCTGGGTGGCCCACCTGATCGTCCGGGAGTTCTGGGATGAGACTATCCCAGAGATTGTGCCCAGGTGGGAGTTTGGGGAAGCCCTCTTTCTCGGGTGGTTTGCtggattctctctcctcctaggAGGGTGTCTGCTCCACTGTGCAGCCTGCTCgaccccagctcctccagcctcGGGCCACTATGCAGTGGCAGAAATGCAATATCCCCATCAACACCTGGAGATGAAAAATGCCCACCTGGAAATCTAAGCCAGCGGGATCAGAGGTGTCCACTCCTCAGGTGTCAACTCTGGATGTGGTAGGATTTCTTGCTACAAAGTCACCCATTCACTATGCTTTTCATTtcctaaaatgtgttttttcctgTGGCCATTAGCTTCTTAAGCTATAATTTCTTTCTAAGATGGTAAGCCACTTTTCTACTCTGAGACCAAAGCCAATCAAGACTTAATAGTAATCATACTCATTACTGCGGATgagtttcctcagttgtaaaaaAGATCCAGTGATTGTACAGAACtggtaaataaaacattatattagtaCTTACACATCTTTGAAGGTGTTATTCATAGAGATGAATCATTTTGGCAATTGGAAATGTTACTGCTAATCATTTACTTCTTCCAACTGTTCAAGATCGCCTATTACATGAAACCAAAGTCTTGCAGCATATTTATGTAAAATGCATGTCATCTGATTGTACTAAAAAAATTTGCTGGCTCTTTGAAAGCTTGAGAAGTGAGAGACATGGACACATCATCTTATTTCTAATTGGAGACTTCAGTGCCTCCATGGAACCTTTTCCAAAAGTCAGCCACATTCACCCACACCGCCTTTACTATGtcagaggcagaggagggcaATCCTGTGTTCTGGAAGATTCATGAAAAATCTACCATGCAGATGTGCTTTGGCTTCTGGGTCCTGTGCTCTCCAGCAG is a window from the Equus przewalskii isolate Varuska chromosome 28, EquPr2, whole genome shotgun sequence genome containing:
- the LOC103558775 gene encoding claudin-22, translated to MAVVVRTVAQLAGLSLSLLGWVLSCLTNYLPQWKNLNLDLNEMENWTMGLWQTCVIQEEVGMQCKDFDSFLALPAELRGSRILMFLSNGLGLLGLLVSGFGLDCLRIGERQPACKKRLLILGGLLFWTAGITTVVPVSWVAHLIVREFWDETIPEIVPRWEFGEALFLGWFAGFSLLLGGCLLHCAACSTPAPPASGHYAVAEMQYPHQHLEMKNAHLEI